Proteins from a single region of Streptomyces sp. HUAS 15-9:
- a CDS encoding TetR/AcrR family transcriptional regulator: MPRETLNRDQIVEVAIELLDGAGIEGLSMRRLGKRLDSAATAMYWHVGSKENLVVLAADRVWGEIELLDPVETGWRTAARALVQDTYAMVKRHPWLIPAISTYVVHGPGMARFQNHSYAVYEAAGFRGRDLDWAVNTAFTFVAGFALFDAAQAAAARAMAAAPDLAVRADEIAARYPRLRERTEALRGIDAAELIGQSFAFGLDTVLDGLEARLRGEGSTAGVPSIAGTSNAVPGLLH, translated from the coding sequence ATGCCGCGGGAAACCTTGAATCGCGATCAAATCGTCGAAGTCGCGATCGAGCTCCTCGACGGCGCGGGAATCGAGGGCCTGAGCATGCGGCGCCTCGGCAAGCGGCTGGACTCGGCCGCTACGGCCATGTACTGGCACGTCGGCAGCAAGGAGAACCTGGTCGTGCTCGCCGCCGACCGGGTCTGGGGTGAGATCGAGCTGCTCGACCCCGTCGAGACCGGCTGGCGGACGGCCGCACGCGCGCTGGTCCAGGACACGTACGCGATGGTCAAGCGCCACCCCTGGCTGATACCGGCGATCAGCACGTACGTCGTGCACGGCCCCGGGATGGCCCGCTTCCAGAACCACTCGTACGCCGTCTACGAGGCGGCCGGGTTCAGGGGACGCGACCTCGACTGGGCCGTGAACACCGCATTCACCTTCGTGGCGGGCTTCGCTCTGTTCGACGCCGCCCAGGCCGCCGCGGCCAGGGCCATGGCCGCGGCCCCCGACCTCGCGGTACGGGCGGACGAGATCGCCGCCCGGTATCCCCGGCTGCGCGAGCGCACGGAGGCGCTGCGCGGGATCGACGCCGCCGAACTGATCGGCCAGAGCTTCGCCTTCGGCCTCGACACCGTCCTCGACGGCCTGGAGGCCCGGCTGCGCGGCGAGGGCAGCACGGCCGGGGTCCCTTCGATCGCCGGCACCTCCAACGCCGTACCCGGTTTGCTGCACTGA
- a CDS encoding rodlin encodes MIKKVLASAAVAASVVGASAAAASPALATGNDTGTTSASGVGAAQSFGNSATYGNMSPQMALVQGSLNKPCIGLPAKANVGSVVGVIPVAVQDLNVLSSPQNQQCVENSTQAKGDEPLSHILDDISALSANGTGNS; translated from the coding sequence GTGATCAAGAAGGTTCTGGCCTCCGCAGCGGTCGCCGCTTCCGTCGTGGGTGCCTCGGCCGCCGCCGCCTCACCCGCGCTCGCGACCGGCAACGACACGGGCACCACCTCCGCCAGCGGCGTCGGGGCCGCCCAGTCGTTCGGCAACTCGGCCACGTACGGAAACATGAGCCCCCAGATGGCGCTCGTCCAGGGCTCGCTCAACAAGCCCTGCATCGGTCTGCCCGCCAAGGCGAACGTCGGCTCGGTCGTCGGCGTCATCCCGGTCGCGGTTCAGGACCTCAACGTCCTGTCGTCCCCGCAGAACCAGCAGTGCGTCGAGAACTCGACCCAGGCCAAGGGCGACGAGCCGCTGTCGCACATCCTGGACGACATCTCGGCGCTGTCCGCCAACGGCACGGGCAACAGCTGA
- a CDS encoding YfjP family GTPase: MTAVTDQDHTDHPEHPERREHAEHTDRIENAGHTNHTGHAENAASSTEDTEAAMSTNSTNATTNTRNVNNTKNTKERDHALRKEATSAAAGANNAPEADRSTTPQHARVGDGHGAPPASNSSVRPATDTPEAWDDGLIARRVTEAATEPAPLVETRHPGTQPVASLAYDGPLRSRLDALGELVGLSRTRLDSRTLAEAGRVLDEAAARRKLSGEHTVVAIAGATGSGKSQLFNALAGVAISETGVRRPTTAAPITCSWSDGAASLIDRLGIPGRLRRRPVQSPEAEAQLRGLVLVDLPDHDSAAVQHREQVDRVLKLVDAVIWVVDPEKYADAMLHERYLRPMAGHSEVMIIALNQIDRLPGEATAQVLCDLRRLLDEDGIALGEHGEPGATVLALSALTGDGVGELREVLGQFVSQRRVAARRIAADLDSAADRLLPVYATGRRTGLSEEARDEFSARLAEAVGATAAGEAAERAWLRNANRACGTPWLRLWRWYQGRGEPSTGQLTLRTQADEEATARQRVEQAVRTVSERASAGLPAPWAQAVREAAVRGSQGLPEALDDLAARAGLPPGRPPRPGWWPAAVLAQASMTILQVIGGLWLVGQIAGLLAPNLAVPVLLMLAGIVGGPLVEWGCRMAARGPARRYGQEAERRLREAAAGCGRARVLDPLAAELLRYREVREQYVRVTRAGTAVG; this comes from the coding sequence GTGACCGCCGTCACTGACCAGGACCACACGGACCACCCGGAACATCCTGAACGCAGGGAGCACGCAGAGCACACGGATCGCATCGAGAACGCCGGTCACACCAATCACACCGGTCACGCCGAGAACGCGGCATCGAGCACCGAGGACACCGAGGCCGCCATGTCCACCAACAGCACCAACGCCACCACCAACACCAGGAACGTCAACAACACCAAGAACACCAAGGAACGCGACCACGCCCTCCGCAAAGAGGCCACCTCCGCCGCAGCGGGCGCCAACAACGCCCCCGAAGCCGATCGCTCGACCACGCCGCAGCACGCGCGCGTGGGGGACGGCCACGGCGCCCCGCCCGCCTCCAACTCCTCCGTCCGGCCCGCCACCGACACCCCGGAAGCCTGGGACGACGGCCTCATCGCACGGCGTGTCACCGAGGCCGCCACCGAACCGGCGCCCCTCGTCGAGACCCGTCACCCCGGCACACAGCCGGTGGCCTCCCTGGCGTACGACGGCCCGCTCCGCTCCCGTCTGGACGCCCTGGGCGAACTGGTCGGTCTCTCCCGTACCCGCCTCGACAGCCGGACCCTCGCCGAGGCGGGCCGGGTCCTCGACGAGGCGGCGGCGCGCCGCAAGCTCTCCGGAGAGCACACCGTCGTCGCGATCGCGGGCGCCACCGGCAGCGGCAAATCGCAGCTGTTCAACGCGCTCGCGGGCGTGGCCATTTCGGAGACCGGAGTACGGCGGCCGACCACCGCCGCCCCCATCACCTGCAGCTGGAGTGACGGCGCGGCGAGCCTCATCGACCGCCTGGGCATCCCCGGACGACTGCGCCGGCGCCCGGTGCAGAGCCCGGAGGCGGAGGCACAGTTGCGCGGGCTCGTCCTGGTCGACCTGCCCGATCACGACTCGGCGGCCGTACAGCACCGCGAGCAGGTGGACCGCGTCCTGAAGCTCGTCGACGCCGTCATCTGGGTCGTCGACCCGGAGAAGTACGCCGACGCCATGCTCCACGAGCGCTATCTGCGGCCCATGGCCGGCCACTCCGAGGTCATGATCATCGCGCTCAACCAGATCGACCGGCTGCCCGGCGAGGCCACCGCCCAGGTCCTCTGCGACCTGCGGCGGCTGCTCGACGAGGACGGGATCGCCCTGGGGGAGCACGGCGAACCGGGCGCGACCGTGCTCGCGCTGTCCGCGCTCACCGGGGACGGCGTCGGCGAACTGCGGGAGGTGCTCGGTCAGTTCGTGTCGCAGCGCCGGGTCGCGGCCCGTCGTATCGCGGCCGATCTGGACTCGGCCGCGGACCGGCTGCTGCCCGTCTACGCCACCGGGCGCCGTACGGGGCTGAGCGAGGAGGCGCGGGACGAGTTCTCCGCCCGGCTCGCGGAGGCGGTCGGCGCCACCGCCGCGGGCGAGGCCGCCGAACGTGCCTGGCTGCGCAACGCCAACCGGGCCTGTGGCACGCCCTGGCTCCGGCTGTGGCGCTGGTACCAGGGCCGCGGCGAGCCCTCCACCGGGCAGCTGACCCTGCGTACGCAGGCCGACGAGGAGGCGACGGCACGGCAGCGCGTCGAGCAGGCGGTCCGTACGGTGTCGGAGCGGGCCTCGGCCGGGCTGCCGGCGCCCTGGGCGCAGGCGGTGCGCGAGGCGGCGGTACGGGGGTCCCAGGGCCTGCCCGAGGCGCTGGACGACCTGGCGGCGCGGGCCGGCCTGCCGCCGGGGCGACCGCCGCGGCCGGGCTGGTGGCCGGCGGCCGTGCTGGCCCAGGCGTCCATGACGATCCTTCAGGTCATCGGCGGGCTGTGGCTGGTGGGCCAGATCGCCGGGCTCTTGGCGCCGAACCTCGCGGTGCCGGTGCTGCTGATGCTGGCGGGCATCGTCGGCGGGCCGCTCGTGGAGTGGGGCTGCCGGATGGCGGCGCGCGGGCCCGCACGGCGGTACGGCCAGGAGGCGGAGCGGCGATTGCGGGAGGCGGCCGCGGGCTGCGGCCGGGCCAGGGTGCTCGATCCACTGGCCGCGGAGCTGCTGAGGTACCGGGAGGTGCGGGAGCAGTACGTGCGGGTGACCAGGGCCGGAACCGCCGTGGGGTGA
- a CDS encoding D-2-hydroxyacid dehydrogenase family protein, with the protein MRLRCAVLDDFQGVAIGSADWSVLEGEVEVVSLREHIVDEDGLAAQLSDFDIVVTLRERVPFPGSLITRLPRLRLLVASGMRNSVIDYAAAEAHGVTVCGTTSSSTPPVELTWALLLGLARGIVEESNSLRSGGPWQSTVGADLHGRRLGLLGLGKIGSKVAQVGLAFGMRVSAWSQNLTEERADEVGVDLAPSLEDLLATSDFVSVHLALGDRTRGLLGPAELALLKPTAYLVNTSRSAIVDQDALLAALNSGRIAGAAVDVFDIEPLPADHPMRTAPRLLATPHLGYVSRDNYAAYYGQAVENIRAYLAGSPVRRLP; encoded by the coding sequence GTGCGACTTCGCTGTGCGGTGCTGGACGACTTCCAGGGTGTGGCCATCGGGTCGGCCGACTGGTCGGTACTTGAGGGGGAAGTGGAGGTCGTCTCGCTGCGCGAGCACATCGTCGATGAGGACGGCCTCGCGGCACAGCTCTCCGACTTCGACATCGTGGTCACCCTGCGCGAGCGCGTGCCGTTCCCGGGCTCGCTCATCACCCGGCTGCCCCGGCTGCGGCTGCTCGTCGCCTCCGGGATGCGCAACAGCGTCATCGACTACGCCGCCGCCGAGGCGCACGGCGTCACGGTGTGCGGCACGACGAGTTCCTCGACCCCGCCCGTCGAACTGACCTGGGCGCTGCTGCTCGGGCTCGCCCGCGGCATCGTCGAGGAGAGCAACTCGCTTCGCTCGGGCGGCCCTTGGCAGTCCACCGTCGGTGCCGACCTGCACGGTCGGCGGCTCGGGCTGCTCGGGCTCGGCAAGATCGGCAGCAAGGTGGCACAGGTCGGGCTCGCCTTCGGCATGCGGGTCAGCGCCTGGAGCCAGAACCTCACAGAGGAGCGCGCCGACGAGGTGGGCGTCGACCTGGCCCCCTCACTGGAGGACCTCCTGGCCACCAGCGACTTCGTCTCCGTCCATCTGGCCCTCGGCGACCGCACCCGCGGTCTGCTGGGTCCGGCCGAACTCGCCCTGCTGAAGCCGACCGCCTACCTGGTCAACACCTCTCGCTCGGCGATCGTCGACCAGGACGCGCTGCTGGCCGCGCTCAACTCGGGCCGTATCGCCGGCGCCGCCGTCGACGTCTTCGACATCGAGCCCCTGCCCGCCGACCACCCGATGCGCACCGCGCCCCGCCTCCTGGCCACTCCCCACCTCGGCTATGTCTCGAGGGACAACTACGCCGCCTACTACGGCCAGGCGGTCGAGAACATCCGCGCGTACCTGGCGGGTTCGCCGGTACGACGGCTGCCCTGA
- a CDS encoding dynamin family protein, with amino-acid sequence MVTLDVRPQLLDTLSALRDRVAAARFPLPLAGAPRARANRDELLAQLDDYLVPRLREPEAPLLAVVGGSTGAGKSTLVNSLVGRRVSEAGVLRPTTRTPVLVCHPEDHHWFSGMRVLPDLTRVWVPQQEPGDDLLLPGEDPARVLRIETADSLPAGLALLDAPDVDSLVAENRVLAAELICAADIWVMVTTAARYADAVPWHLLRTAKEYDVTLVTVLDRVPHQVVAEVSRQYGALLTKAGLGHVPRFTVPELPESAWGGGLLPATAVAPLRTWLVQMAQDPGARQHALARTAYGVLESLKARLPELASATAAQYAAALRLTSAVDAAYDSEHTRVRGRLQSGAVLAGGALKRWRAFPLDCTASELLDALLESLAALLLCAVTAADERVDQSWRREPAADAPGLVERDPSLESAEHRIGLAVRRWRRELEEYAEDEVRKIERSLAPETEIVAALAATALLGAHRARTAGEGLAERIGVHGAMRLRERAGRLLNEHLDRVMHIERERRLAPLDALDVHAESQAELIAALSVLQKER; translated from the coding sequence GTGGTGACCTTGGACGTACGGCCTCAGCTGCTCGACACACTCTCCGCCCTGCGCGACCGTGTCGCCGCCGCACGCTTCCCGCTGCCTCTGGCGGGGGCCCCACGCGCGCGTGCCAACCGCGACGAACTGCTCGCACAGCTCGACGACTATTTGGTGCCCCGATTGAGAGAACCCGAAGCGCCCTTGCTGGCCGTTGTCGGCGGATCCACGGGGGCCGGCAAGTCGACCCTCGTCAACTCCCTCGTGGGGCGGCGGGTCAGCGAGGCGGGTGTGCTGCGGCCGACGACCCGGACACCTGTACTGGTGTGCCATCCGGAGGACCATCACTGGTTCAGCGGCATGCGGGTGCTGCCCGACCTCACGCGCGTGTGGGTGCCCCAGCAGGAACCGGGGGACGACCTGCTCCTCCCGGGTGAGGACCCCGCGCGGGTGCTGCGGATCGAAACCGCCGACAGCCTCCCGGCCGGGCTCGCCCTGCTCGACGCGCCCGACGTCGACTCCCTCGTCGCCGAGAACCGCGTCCTCGCCGCCGAACTGATCTGCGCCGCCGACATCTGGGTCATGGTGACCACGGCCGCCCGGTACGCCGACGCCGTGCCCTGGCATCTGCTGCGCACCGCCAAGGAGTACGACGTCACCTTGGTGACCGTCCTGGACCGGGTGCCGCACCAGGTCGTCGCCGAGGTCTCCCGCCAGTACGGTGCCCTGCTCACCAAGGCCGGTCTCGGCCACGTACCCCGGTTCACCGTGCCTGAGCTGCCCGAATCGGCCTGGGGCGGCGGACTGCTGCCGGCCACCGCCGTGGCCCCGCTGCGGACCTGGCTCGTCCAGATGGCACAGGATCCCGGCGCCCGGCAACACGCCCTGGCGCGTACGGCGTACGGGGTCCTCGAGTCGCTGAAGGCCCGGCTGCCCGAGCTGGCCAGCGCCACCGCCGCCCAGTACGCGGCCGCGCTGCGCCTCACCTCCGCCGTCGACGCGGCCTACGACAGCGAGCACACGCGCGTGCGGGGGCGGTTGCAGTCCGGTGCCGTACTCGCCGGGGGCGCCCTGAAGCGCTGGCGCGCCTTTCCCCTCGACTGCACCGCGAGCGAGCTGCTCGACGCCCTGCTGGAGAGCCTGGCGGCGTTGCTCCTGTGCGCCGTCACCGCCGCCGACGAGCGCGTCGACCAGTCCTGGCGGCGGGAGCCGGCCGCGGACGCGCCCGGGCTCGTGGAGCGGGACCCGTCCCTGGAGAGCGCCGAGCACCGCATCGGCCTGGCCGTACGGCGCTGGCGGCGCGAACTCGAGGAGTACGCCGAGGACGAGGTCCGCAAGATCGAACGGAGCCTCGCGCCCGAGACCGAGATCGTCGCCGCCCTGGCCGCCACCGCGCTGCTGGGCGCACACCGGGCCCGGACCGCGGGTGAGGGACTCGCCGAGCGGATCGGCGTCCACGGTGCGATGCGGCTGCGCGAACGCGCCGGACGGCTGCTCAACGAACATCTGGACCGGGTCATGCACATCGAACGCGAGCGCCGCCTCGCCCCGCTGGACGCCCTTGACGTCCACGCCGAATCACAGGCCGAACTCATCGCCGCGCTGTCCGTACTGCAGAAGGAGAGGTGA
- a CDS encoding DUF5949 family protein, which yields MTSTSSATRPFRVADVGTLVVLPWSGPGPDGTDMPYLLAYSLGDAQGGPAATAAAIERLLALNGLRADGDLVDAAEKSGLPVTLLVEAGQAVLTTPQFRAQCAAPPEWLAAVARRGHAHLVFTTRPWPGARPGEPVAPEALIAFAGAEETLNAAAHVLLPARSLRG from the coding sequence GTGACCTCAACCTCAAGCGCAACGCGCCCCTTCCGCGTCGCCGACGTCGGCACCCTCGTCGTACTCCCCTGGAGCGGACCGGGCCCCGACGGAACCGACATGCCGTACCTGCTGGCCTACTCCCTCGGGGACGCACAGGGCGGCCCGGCGGCGACCGCGGCGGCGATCGAGCGGCTGCTGGCGCTCAACGGCCTGCGGGCCGACGGGGACCTGGTCGACGCCGCCGAGAAGTCCGGCCTGCCGGTGACCCTGCTCGTCGAGGCCGGTCAGGCCGTGCTCACCACGCCGCAGTTCAGGGCCCAGTGCGCAGCGCCGCCGGAGTGGCTCGCGGCGGTGGCCCGACGCGGCCACGCCCACCTCGTGTTCACCACCCGCCCGTGGCCCGGGGCCCGTCCCGGTGAGCCGGTCGCCCCGGAGGCGCTGATCGCGTTCGCGGGCGCCGAGGAGACCCTGAACGCCGCCGCGCACGTCCTCCTGCCGGCCCGCAGCCTGCGCGGCTGA
- a CDS encoding rodlin: MLKKAMAAAAVAASVVGASAAAAPEALATGNDTGTTSASGVGATESFGNSATGGAMSPQLSAVQGSLNKLCVGLPAKANAGSLVGLVPVAVQDINVLAAPQNQQCAENSTQAKGDEALSHIADDIAALSANGTGNS; the protein is encoded by the coding sequence ATGCTCAAGAAGGCAATGGCCGCGGCGGCTGTCGCCGCATCCGTCGTCGGTGCGTCGGCGGCAGCGGCTCCCGAGGCGCTTGCCACCGGCAACGACACGGGCACCACCTCCGCCAGCGGCGTCGGCGCCACGGAGTCGTTCGGCAACTCGGCCACCGGCGGCGCCATGAGCCCGCAGCTGTCGGCGGTCCAGGGTTCGCTGAACAAGCTCTGTGTCGGCCTGCCGGCCAAGGCCAACGCGGGCTCGCTCGTCGGCCTCGTCCCGGTCGCCGTCCAGGACATCAATGTCCTGGCGGCGCCGCAGAACCAGCAGTGCGCCGAGAACTCGACGCAGGCCAAGGGCGACGAGGCGCTGTCGCACATCGCGGACGACATCGCGGCGCTGTCCGCCAACGGCACCGGCAACAGCTGA
- a CDS encoding chaplin, with the protein MVAAAAATSIVSLCGGVALADTGASGSAKDSPGVASGNTVQVPVHVPVNACGNSVDVVGALNPAFGNSCANTSGSGTVGTTGASASGSTANSPGVASGNTVQAPVHVPVNACGNSVDVASLLNPAFGNSCANTSGSGSATTGASASGTSTDSPGVGSGNTAQVPVDVPVNVCGDSANVIGVLNPVFGNGCANTGTPPGRTSTPVTPPSTTTPPVTPPGTTTPPVTPPRTTPPVTPPGTTTPPVTPPVTPPVTPPVTPPVTPPVTPPVTPPVTPPVTPPGTTPVTPPRTTTPVAPPRTVTPPRTATPAATPLTTPSGDDQAAPPQLARTGTEATLAASAASLALVMGGTILYRRGRATSRR; encoded by the coding sequence ATGGTCGCGGCTGCCGCCGCGACGAGCATCGTGTCCCTGTGCGGCGGCGTCGCGCTGGCCGACACGGGTGCGAGCGGGTCCGCCAAGGACTCACCCGGAGTCGCGTCCGGCAACACCGTCCAGGTACCGGTTCATGTGCCGGTGAACGCGTGCGGCAACTCCGTTGACGTCGTCGGCGCGTTGAACCCGGCGTTCGGCAACTCTTGCGCGAACACCTCGGGTTCCGGCACGGTCGGCACCACCGGCGCGTCGGCGTCCGGCTCCACGGCCAACTCGCCCGGAGTCGCGTCCGGCAACACCGTCCAGGCGCCGGTTCATGTGCCGGTGAACGCGTGCGGCAACTCCGTTGATGTCGCCAGCCTGTTGAACCCGGCGTTCGGCAACTCTTGCGCGAACACCTCGGGCTCCGGCAGCGCCACCACCGGCGCGTCGGCGTCCGGCACCTCGACGGACTCGCCCGGAGTCGGCTCCGGCAACACCGCGCAGGTGCCGGTGGACGTACCGGTGAACGTGTGCGGTGACTCCGCGAACGTGATCGGCGTACTCAACCCCGTCTTCGGGAACGGCTGCGCCAACACCGGCACTCCGCCGGGCAGGACCAGTACGCCGGTGACTCCGCCGAGCACGACGACACCGCCGGTCACCCCGCCGGGGACGACCACGCCGCCCGTGACCCCGCCGAGGACGACGCCGCCGGTCACCCCGCCGGGGACGACCACGCCACCGGTGACTCCGCCGGTGACGCCCCCGGTGACGCCACCGGTCACGCCTCCCGTGACGCCGCCGGTGACGCCACCGGTCACGCCTCCCGTGACGCCGCCGGTGACGCCCCCGGGCACGACGCCCGTGACTCCGCCGCGTACGACGACGCCGGTGGCCCCGCCCCGTACCGTGACTCCGCCGCGTACCGCCACGCCGGCGGCGACGCCTCTCACCACCCCCAGCGGTGATGACCAGGCAGCGCCGCCCCAGCTGGCGCGCACCGGTACGGAGGCCACGCTCGCCGCCTCCGCCGCCAGCCTGGCGCTGGTCATGGGCGGGACGATCCTGTACCGGCGAGGCCGAGCCACGTCCCGTCGGTAG
- a CDS encoding chaplin, whose product MSRIAKGLVLTTAAAAAVAGGAGIAAADSGAQGTASNSPGVLSGNVVQVPVHVPVNVCGNTVDVVALLNPSFGNACTNG is encoded by the coding sequence ATGTCGCGTATCGCGAAGGGCCTGGTTCTGACCACCGCCGCTGCCGCTGCCGTTGCCGGCGGTGCTGGCATCGCCGCTGCCGACAGTGGCGCGCAAGGCACCGCCAGCAACTCGCCGGGCGTGCTGTCGGGCAATGTCGTCCAGGTTCCGGTCCACGTGCCGGTCAACGTCTGCGGCAACACCGTTGACGTGGTCGCCCTGCTGAACCCTTCGTTCGGCAACGCCTGCACCAACGGCTGA
- a CDS encoding rodlin, whose product MKKLWATAAVAASVAGLAGAAAPQALAIGNDNGTTSASGTDATSMFGNSTTAGDMSPQLSLVQGSLNKPCVGLPAKVNAGSLVGAIPVAVQDVNVLSSPQNQQCVENSTQAKGDEPLSHVLDDISALSGNGTSNG is encoded by the coding sequence ATGAAGAAGCTGTGGGCAACCGCGGCTGTCGCCGCCTCCGTCGCCGGTCTCGCGGGCGCGGCCGCCCCCCAGGCGCTCGCCATCGGCAACGACAACGGCACCACGTCCGCCAGCGGCACCGACGCCACGTCGATGTTCGGCAACTCGACCACCGCCGGTGACATGAGCCCGCAGCTGTCGCTGGTCCAGGGATCGCTGAACAAGCCCTGCGTCGGTCTGCCCGCCAAGGTGAACGCGGGTTCCCTGGTCGGTGCCATCCCCGTCGCGGTTCAGGACGTCAACGTCCTTTCCTCCCCGCAGAACCAGCAGTGCGTCGAGAACTCGACCCAGGCCAAGGGCGACGAGCCGCTGTCGCACGTCCTGGACGACATCTCGGCCCTGTCCGGCAACGGCACCAGCAACGGCTGA
- a CDS encoding chaplin family protein: protein MKKTTAFAVGIVLALGAAVPAFADSGASGSATGSPGVLSGNVIQVPVHIPVNVCGNSLNVVGLLNPASGNACSNQ, encoded by the coding sequence ATGAAGAAGACCACTGCCTTCGCCGTCGGCATCGTCCTGGCTCTCGGTGCGGCCGTCCCGGCGTTCGCCGACTCAGGCGCCTCCGGCTCGGCCACCGGGAGCCCGGGCGTCCTGTCCGGCAACGTCATCCAGGTCCCCGTGCACATCCCGGTCAACGTGTGCGGCAACTCGCTGAACGTCGTCGGTCTGCTGAACCCGGCGTCGGGCAACGCCTGCAGCAACCAGTGA
- a CDS encoding vitamin K epoxide reductase family protein, giving the protein MRRTAGTGRAFALMLVLTGAAGLLASWIITIDKFKLLENPAFVPGCSLNPVVACGNVMKSDQAAAFGFPNPMLGLVAYGIVICVGMSLLAGAAFPGWYWLTFEAGCLFGIGFVSWLQFESLYRINALCLWCCLAWVATIIMFWYVTSFNVLNGFLPAPEALKAFLAEFTWVLPLLHIGIVGMLILTRWWDFWTS; this is encoded by the coding sequence ATGCGGCGGACGGCGGGCACCGGCCGCGCCTTCGCGCTGATGCTGGTGCTCACGGGGGCGGCCGGGCTGCTGGCCTCCTGGATCATCACCATCGACAAGTTCAAACTGCTGGAGAACCCGGCCTTCGTCCCGGGGTGCAGCCTGAACCCGGTGGTCGCCTGCGGCAATGTGATGAAGAGCGACCAGGCCGCGGCCTTCGGCTTCCCCAACCCGATGCTGGGCCTGGTGGCCTACGGCATCGTGATCTGTGTCGGCATGAGCCTGCTGGCCGGGGCCGCGTTCCCCGGCTGGTACTGGCTGACCTTCGAGGCCGGGTGCCTGTTCGGCATCGGTTTCGTGTCGTGGCTGCAGTTCGAGTCGCTGTACCGGATCAACGCGCTGTGCCTGTGGTGCTGTCTGGCCTGGGTCGCCACGATCATCATGTTCTGGTACGTGACGTCCTTCAACGTGCTCAACGGCTTCCTGCCCGCACCGGAGGCGTTGAAGGCATTCCTCGCCGAGTTCACCTGGGTGCTGCCGCTGCTGCACATCGGCATCGTCGGCATGCTGATCCTCACCCGCTGGTGGGACTTCTGGACGAGCTGA
- a CDS encoding single-stranded DNA-binding protein produces the protein MNETTLCVVGNVATQPVYRELASGPSVRFRMAVTSRYWDREKNVWTDGHTNFFTVWANRQLAVNAAASLNVGEPVVVQGRLKVRTETREGQQNWALADIDAVAIGHDLARGTALFRRAAKPEAAAAPQQPEPNWETPTGQSADTPAQQHAEPAVVT, from the coding sequence ATGAACGAGACGACGCTCTGTGTGGTGGGCAACGTGGCGACGCAGCCGGTGTACCGGGAGTTGGCCTCAGGTCCGTCGGTGCGCTTCCGGATGGCGGTGACGTCGCGTTACTGGGATCGCGAGAAGAATGTCTGGACGGACGGGCACACCAACTTCTTCACGGTGTGGGCCAACCGCCAGCTCGCGGTCAACGCGGCGGCCTCGCTGAACGTGGGCGAACCCGTCGTCGTCCAGGGCAGGCTGAAGGTGCGCACGGAGACGCGCGAGGGGCAGCAGAACTGGGCCTTGGCGGACATCGACGCGGTGGCGATCGGCCATGACCTGGCGCGCGGCACCGCGCTCTTCCGCCGCGCGGCCAAGCCCGAGGCGGCAGCGGCGCCGCAGCAGCCCGAGCCCAACTGGGAGACACCGACGGGGCAGTCGGCGGACACCCCGGCACAACAGCACGCGGAACCCGCTGTGGTGACGTGA